One Citrus sinensis cultivar Valencia sweet orange chromosome 5, DVS_A1.0, whole genome shotgun sequence genomic window, AGCTCGTCTTCTCGGTGTTTCTGCAAGGCCTTTCACTTATGGGTGAATATGCTAAACTTAAATTATCTTGCACAATTACACTAAATATAATTCACATTTACTCAAATACCCTTTACTCGGAAAATGCTCAAATACccttaaaatcaataaatcttatcaatttttttttttgagtgggactattggcaccctctaaatatctcttaacacccattttcttaattaatctcattgaaatattttaaaaaattataaaattcttttaacgcTTCtatcaatgataaaaatacccgtaaataaaacttattgtgTAAATCtcattctctaatttttatcattaaacctcatttcaaaaaattggTCCCATCcattacaaagaaaaagaaaaaaataatttttttttcattctctcTATTGTAGCCATCGATGGTAAATTCCTCACCCGAAAATTAGAGGGAAAAACaacctttttaatttataaaatgaaaattttatttgacttttgagtgggggtttaattataaattgttctattatgtaatttaaataaatgttaaaactgaaaaataaataaaaggatttTAAAAGGTATTTAGAGGGATGCCAATAGTCTCACtcttttgtttaaaagaatttttccaCTTTTTACCCCACACCCCTTAAATGTTGTTAACATACAAATACTGCTAAATATAGCCCAATaaaacattacaaatcaattaaaaaatgtatcaACAAGTAACGATGAGAGCTTACTAGCcatagtaaataatatttttgacaaTATATCAAACGCTTGATATTTGTGCACACTTTATGagatttttgagttttttggACGGTTATAGAGGACTATATTTGTTTGAGGATTGAATTTGAAGGAAGTGAGGAGATTGGAATATAAAATTCAAcctaaacaaattttagagtaaaattgaatcaaacagaaatgtaaaatgattttgagTTCGGTTTAGTTCAGGtcaatttaaagaaaattctcaTCTTAACACTAGTGATAAAAACTGtctaaagtttaaattttaatttatataccttttatatttttaagcacaacttttttttcttttttataaaattccaAATAACTCCCAATCTTCTTTTACAAATGTCATATCCCATATAAAGTTGTACTCATCTCATGGATTTTTAttccaatattaaaaaaagagcaCAGAAATTAAAGCACACACTTgacccaccccccccccccccccgggggccccaacaaaaaaaaaaaaaaagcacacacTGAAGCTACTCCTTCTATCCTTCATTCCTCGTAGTTCTCGACACCTTAATaggaagtaaaataaaattagacgTCTAAAACTTCAATAGGGATAGAATTATCATCTCTGCGGCAGCAAGCGACTTCCATATAGCAATAGGTTAGGActcctttttctattttggcTCCTGTTGGTTGGCTTCCTTTACCTTTTATTCTCATTGTCTCTACTTTTCCTCTTACTTTCACCCTCGGGATGGTAGGTTTTCCCAGCTCAAGAGTGAGGCTAGGCCAGACCTGAGTTTTACTTGATAAGTCCAAGTCTAATTTGTCAATCCcgaattttatgaaatatgcGCGCGCGCgtgcgcgcacacacacacacacacatatatatatatatatatatatatatatatatatatatatgtcatCCTTAATATCCTTAATATAAGAATACAAGATTTTATCCAACAACTTTTATCTTTGTGCTGCTGTTTTAGAAAATcttacattaaattttatgggaaCTCTTGGACTTCACCCAACCTATATTTCTTGATggaaaaaatgtattattttcaatagctatattttttcaatcctcctattacatatatttaaaattttaaacatataaGTCTGACTTTTCGAGtccaatttattaaaataaaatttaaaaatttatcaaattcaaaagGAGTAGAGCTATTGGCACCCGTCTACCTTTCTCAAAAAAcctcattttttaatacacctcataaatataaatcactATTCAAAAACATCTCATTAATTCCAAATTACTCtcatctctttattttttatttcaactaTTGTTTCTCAATCTTaatctttcaattttctagttttaaagaaaaaataataattgcaaCCGTTATGCTCCTGACAATATTACCTAATAATCAATATTTCCTATTGAGAGAAGTCCTTGACAAAAGAGGATTAGTGGGCTGCCCTCCTATATTGTTGTTGGTGCTCTCACTTAAGAGTTTTTTGTGCAGATCCTAATTGAAATGATTATGCAATGAGAAATTCTTGTTATTTAAATGGTTTAGCTCCTTTTGATATTATATCCATCAATCATTTGCTCAATTTggcaaaaaatataattgattcATTACCACCCAACCTAAACTTATGCACtatcttttttatatataaagaaagaaagaaagattagCCAATAGATAAGCGAGCTAAAATGTCCTGAGTGAAAGCAGCAATAGGAACAACACTAGTGAGAAGACCAAGCTAGATTCCTCCTCTGCAGGGCTACTTCAAAGTGAATGTTGATGTAGCAATTAATAGAGACAAACATCAAATAGGGATTGGGATGGTGATTAGAGATGCAGATGGAACTGTAATAATTGTAGCTTTTCATCAAATGATGTTTTATAGAGATGTAGCTTAGGCAGAAGCAACAACTATTAATCTTTGCATTCAGATGGCAAAAGATGCAAAGTTACTTCCTTTAATCATGGAAACCAATTGCCAAGATGTAGTTGATTTTGTATTACACAAGAAGAGCATcagaaatgattttttttggattacTACTGAAATTCAGAACAAGATGCAGAGAGTTAACAACATAGTCAGATATTGTAATGCAATTGCTCGGGCTCTAGCTAAGATAGCTTTATCTAGTGAGGATAATTGTGTTTAAAAGGATTCCTTTCCCTCTCAAGTTATGTATGTATTATCtaagttaatttaatcaaagcaaatctttctattaaaaagaaaaaaaagataagcaAACCAAAAGatcataaaaagaaagaaattaaaattaaggtaATAAATAGGGAGAATATTATTTGGAGAAGAAAATTACTTTGGAGTGGCCAATTTATTTTGGGAtgcgaaaaaaaaataaattatttcaaaaaaatgagAGGCCTGCCAATAGCACcactcattaaaaaaataaacaaaataaataattacaaaacataaaatctgaatttttttaggcctaaaaaaaaaatccggGGACATGTaccaaactttttaaattctagTCTAAGTGTTCAAAAAATATACCCAACCCACTTCCGAGGTTTGCCATCCCAATTTCATTCTCcctcttcttcattttccaatCATTAAAATATCCAAGAAGATAAAGGCGTACATAAAGATAACGATAAACCTATAATCAGTTTTATGACCTAAAAGCATgtaataagataatattttcTGAATTTAATGGCTGCATTATTGTGGCTGTCTGCCCAACTTCAGAGTCTTTACTTACCTCTCTGTTCTCTGTTAtatcttttcatttcttcactAATATCACCACCATTaaagaaagatttttttttataatatacaaagatggcaactttatttttataaacgttttttaattcaatcccATAAAGCAAACTCTTCATCGTTGCCTTTACTTCTTTAGCTCTCAATATCTTTACCTTAACAACAGGCAACTGAGAGTCTGAGAGTCAACTAACTCTTTTGAGTGAACCACTCGGGCCTTGGCCGAATGGCCACCCTGCTGCCCTTACAATCAATTCAAACCCTCACATAAGATTTATGTGAATTAGTTTCggtaataattataaatatcagtaataatttcatgtaaatataaatcataatcCAATTGTAATAGTTaatgtaagaaaaaaaaaacactcctTTGAGTGAAAACTAATACAATAAATTTCAggtttctgtttttttttttaggaataAAATGATAGGgtgttatatttattgtacTTATACATTATTTCCCTAAAACTTTAGCCTCACACCCCATCCCCAaagtataatatattttaattgcttcTGAAATTTATAATGTATAAGTAAACTAAGGGCAAAAGTAGAATAAAGCTTTACtcagaaaagaaataatagtaacactaaataaaatatcaatgaaAAGGACATGGGGTGGTGAAGGAAGGGCTCCAATTAGTAGAAACATTTAATGACTCAGAGAAAAATGattcaatgaaaataaaaaaaaaataaaaaaaaaaagtgtgatAAAAAcgagttcaatttttttaaaaaactttttaactcTCATTATGGTATTAAATTGAGGACTAGAAGACTTAAGTTATAAAAGGAGATAaatcaaaaatcaaagaatattttcttgcttaaacatattttaatcGCCAAATAATTCATCTAAAAGACACTAAACATATATGATTCAATTTTTAtgaccaaaaataatatatttatttccttaatatatttatttttcttctaacaCTTGGCACAATCAGTTGGCATAAACGAAATTTTCCTCTCCACAAGATCAAAttgaatcaagaaattcaTTTGGGACAAATTTCCAAACACCCCAATAGAATCCACAGGTAACATGTTCAAGCACATCAAATTTTCTTCCTCTAATCTAGCAAACGCATTCACTGTGTTCAACTTCAAATCTGCTGCCCCAGCAAAATGAAATGTAATATTCGGAAGatcactttctttttcaactttaaagcACGCGCTTGCATATCCCCTCGGATCATCAACACGTTTAGACCCAACTTGTCTCTCCAAAACTGCCGccaatttttcataaaattgagGATCAAGAAACGTAAACGTTGTCCCGGAATCAATTATCATGTTTCCCTCTTCCCCATCGGTTGCATTacttgtaaaatatttaacccTTTTGCTGCCAACGCTAATGGCCTCCAACGTCACATGATAATAAGTTGTTGGTTGTTTATCAACTAAATCAACCGTAACAACTTTAGACTTCCCTGGAACCAAACCTATGTCGCCGAAGTTTATTTTACTCGTGGCGTTCCCCTCTGCGGACGTTGGCACCAAACAGTACGAAAATTTTCCATTGATGGATTTAGTTATTTGAGAGATTAAAGAAAGAGGGCCGCCCCCAAGGCCAACAATTCCGGAGCCAACTTCATCAAACGTGCCAGTGTTATTATTTCCGCAACCATATACTATATTCGGAAATGTGCCCTCTTCAGGGCTAGTTTTTGAACTAATAACGAAAATTTCGGTACCAACAAATCCGGTAGTGTATGAACCGTCAGCGTATGAGTAATAGAATTGGCATGTGTTTTCATTTGTATCGCAACGCCTGTCTTTCACCAAGCGGAGGCACGATTCAGATTGGCATGTGATGTTTCTGGACGTTGAGGATTGCTTGGGGTCGAAGATTGGAGGGTTTTGCTTGTAACATTTATAGCATGGCTTGCATTGAATCCATGTGAGGTCGCTTGCTGTATCGGCTATTCCAATCAACTCGACCCGTGGGGTTCCGATTGAAATGTTGATGAAATATTCTCCTCCTGAAGAAACCATGGGGGCCTGGAGTGCTTCTGGGGAGGCTGCGTTTGGGTTGAAGTGATTGTTCAAACGTGATATTGAACGGAGATAAGCTTTATGGAATCGTTCGGAGTTGGTTTCCGAGGGGCTGTAAAGGGGAGACAGTGGGGAATCACGGTGGATAAGATCAGCAGTGACACAGCCACTGTTGGATTCGACAAAAGGAAAGACAAACTGAAGAGTGGCGGTGATGCATATTGCGAGAAGTGAAATTAGAGCTGCCATCTTTGGGTGAATTCAGAGGAAAATTTAGATGTGTGTGAATATAATATGAAAAGTGAAGTAGTAATATGGAAGGACAAGAAAGGGGGAGTACAAATTAATCATCAGCAAAACTGGATGCGGATTTAATGCAAGGATTGTAAAAGGGAAATTGAAAGGTTGAAGTTTATATATTCAGATTCTCTACTTAATTTAGCTTTATCACACAATAAATATTGTACATTGGTTATTGGTTAGTAGGGGGTGGATCCTAATTCATTATCTCGATTTAATTGGAATTTTAGTTCTCAACTAATTGATGCCTAAAGGATAGATAGTTCAACCGTTGTAATGGAAGCAAGAGGTTATAAATTCAGATTTAAGGTGATCCTTTTAATTGGAGGGTGAAGAAGAGGTTGGGTGCAACACCTAGTTtgtataataatatcaaatgaGGTGACATCTGACGCAGCatcattcattattttttaacatcacAACATAAAAACTGCCATGTAATACAAGACCATCAATAATAGATGACTTTGTTggaaattttaacttaatattgCAAAAACATACAAAAACTGTTTAACCATATTCGTGTTTTATTATGATGTGTTATGAGATGAGAGTTACAAAAGATTGAACATAAACCATTGAGTCAATCTTGAACTTGCGTTTCTATGGGAAGAGTTGAGAAGGCAATACATCAAGATAAGATGTTTTCCCAATAGGAAAGTAGAGACATCAAAATTTTGCTTTGATatggttaatttttatctatttaatGCAAAAATGAAGTGCCCTGTTCCCATTTTTGGCAATGGCATCGGCTATGTAGCATGGCCTTTCTCAGTAGAAGGAAAAATTAGGACCATGCATTGTCCAGATCTTGACcattgatggaaaaattgtATTCATGCTGCATAGTGCATACAGCAGCCCATTATAACTCGGAATATATCAGTCATATCAATTCAGATGGAGTAGCTCATTCTCCACTAGGCTATGAAAACCAAGCCTAATTCATAGGCACCTCTAAAACACAGAAAAGGACACAGGCATGTTATATCAGTCGGCAAATCCATCATGCGATTTTTCCATAAAAGAACACAAAATGATAGAGAATAGGTCATTCTAAGAAGCTCACCTTTTTATGAAactgaaatgaaaaatggatCTAAGAAAACTCATACGTTCCATCTCATGTGCCAAATCAATCATGATATAATTTTCGTGCATGTCATTCTGTAGTGCCATTACAGGAACTCCAAATTGTTTCAATCATGTCCATAAAGGAAAATGCTAGTATGTTAACAAagcaatttgaaaattaactaatatatGAGGTTTTCAAGCAAAACTGGAAAAGTATTCTTGAAGCTCGAAGTAAGATGCAGTTGtagatgaaagaaattttttaacaacataGTATAATAGACtgcaaagataaaaaaagtgGAGACAACAAAAATTGCATTGATAACATACATACAGAGACAGTCTTCTTAATGAAAACTACCAACAATATATCAACTAACACATGTAATAAATAGCATCTCCGAATttcccaaaaataaatatacatgtcatataaatttatctttctaCTTGCCGTGACTCATGACTTCATGGTTGTTCCTCAACAGATAAGTAATCAAATTTATAGATTTACAGACCACCTTTCTTGGTCAACTGCTCATTGGCCTCAATGGTGCACTGCGCCATACCTTATAGACACACATACCAAGCTATAACAGggaataagataaaaaataaacaccgAAGCAGTGCACATTGAAAAATTCTTACACATTGTTATCGTCGTGTACATTCCTTATCCAAAAAGAGATATATATCTATAATTTCGATCCTTTTAGCAAAAAGATTGGCCAACAAATTAAAGCAACACACAATTTCAATAATTAGAAAGATACGATCCGGCTAAATGAAATCCAAATTGCATTTGAGAatgataaatcaaataattaaaggtATTGAATTGGCTTTCTTATAAGAACCAAATACGaagcaaataaatataaattttctctATGATTTACACTCATACATTATACAACTTAGCATATAAGCATATTGAGACAACTGTAACTCTTTcgaacacac contains:
- the LOC102629074 gene encoding aspartic proteinase CDR1-like, which gives rise to MAALISLLAICITATLQFVFPFVESNSGCVTADLIHRDSPLSPLYSPSETNSERFHKAYLRSISRLNNHFNPNAASPEALQAPMVSSGGEYFINISIGTPRVELIGIADTASDLTWIQCKPCYKCYKQNPPIFDPKQSSTSRNITCQSESCLRLVKDRRCDTNENTCQFYYSYADGSYTTGFVGTEIFVISSKTSPEEGTFPNIVYGCGNNNTGTFDEVGSGIVGLGGGPLSLISQITKSINGKFSYCLVPTSAEGNATSKINFGDIGLVPGKSKVVTVDLVDKQPTTYYHVTLEAISVGSKRVKYFTSNATDGEEGNMIIDSGTTFTFLDPQFYEKLAAVLERQVGSKRVDDPRGYASACFKVEKESDLPNITFHFAGAADLKLNTVNAFARLEEENLMCLNMLPVDSIGVFGNLSQMNFLIQFDLVERKISFMPTDCAKC